The Catellatospora citrea DNA segment TGGATCAACCCCAGCTCGTCGACGGCTGACCAGGTCATCGCGAGTCAGGCGGGCACGAACCGTAACGCCTTCGTCCTCGGGCAGCGGGCCGGCAAGTACTACTTCACCATCCCGACCCAGGATTCCGCGTCGGGCGTCGACCAGACCCTGGAGTCGAAGGCCGCCGTGGTGCCGGGCGAGTGGATCCACGTGACGGCTCTCTGGAACAACGGGTGGGGGCACGCGCAGATCTACCTCAACGGTGTCTGGGACAGCTCAAGCCCGCTGTGGAACAAACCCACCTGGGCATCCACGGGCGTCTTCCGCATCGGCGGTCTGGCTGCGTCGAAGGCCTTCGGCGGTTCCATCAGCGACCTGAGGGTGTATCAGCGCGCGGTCCCCGACACCGAGATCGCCGGGCTGGCGACCCCGGTCGTCGGCGAGTGGACCTTCGACGGTCACACCGGCGACACGTCGTGGTTCCACCGGGACGCGTGGGCACGGTCGGACGCGCCGCTGACGTGGACCGCGAACCGCCATGGCACGGCGGACAGCGCCATCAACCTGACCGGCACCCAGCTGATCGACACCCGAGGCGGTCAGCCGCTGTTCACCGACCGCTCTTACGCCATCTCCGTATGGGTGAAGCTCACCGACGCGAACGGCGACGGCCGCGCCGACGGCACCGGCGACCAGGTCGTGCTCGCGGCGGACGGCACCACGGTCAGTCCGTTCTACCTGAGGTTCAAGCGGGGCAGCACGGCAGCCGACGACCGCTGGCAGTTCGCCATGCCGGTGTCGGACACCGGCGGCGCAGCCCAGACGGTCACGTCGTCGTCGTCGACGGCACGCGGCGGAGTCTGGACCCACCTGGCCGTGGTCTGGAACAAGACCTCGGGGCGTGCTCAGCTGTTCGTCGACAACACCCTGGCGGGCACCGGCCCGGTCACCTCGTCATGGCGAGCGCGCGCGGATGGTTCGCTGCACATCGGCGTCGCCCAGGCCGGGAACCTCATCGGCGCACTCGACGACCTCCGGCTTTACCAGCGGACGCTGACCAGCGCCGAGATCGCGGCGCTGTACGCCGGCTGACCGTGGCGGCGTCCGGTCCGGACGCCGCCACCCCATCGCGGTCGTGGCCGCCGGAGGCATCGGCGCATGCCTCCGGCGCCCCACTCGACGCGTGACGCGTGAGGGCCTCCGACGTGTGGCGCCCACAGCGGCTCACATGTCGAGATACCTGCGAAGGGTGTGCGCATCAGGCCCCGTGGCGGTGATCAGGGTCGCGGGGCCGGTCAGCGGCATCCGCACCGCGGTGTCCGCCAGCACCGCCGGCGGGCGCGGCGGACTGTGCGGGTCGACGAGCAGCAGCGAGCCGGTGGCCCGTGCCCCGCCGAGCACGGCCGGGCCGTCCCAGCCGGGCGTGCCCGGCCCGATCGTCAGCGACTGGCGCAGCAGGGGACCGCCGTCGTAGTCGACCGCCGTGCTGACCACCGCGTCACCCGGCCGCTCGTCGTGACGGCCGCAGATCAGCTCCTCCCGCCACCACAGCCGGGCCCCGCCGGAGAGCTCCACCGTGGACGTCGCCTGATGGCGGCACCCGGCCGCGGCGACGAGCTGTTCCGGCAGCCAGCGCAGCTCGCCGCCCGCGGCGACGGTCGCGGTGACCGTCATCCGGGACGCGGTCCCGTCCCGGCCGGGCAGCGCGATCGAGGCGGCGACGGAGCGTACGCACAGCGCCGCGCCTTCGCCGACCTCGATCTCGATGCGCAGGTCGTCGCCGCCGAGCGGCCCGGCGGCGCTGCCGATCAGGTGCACCGTCGCCGTCGCCGAGCCGTCCGGGGTGTGCCGCAGCTGCAGGGGCGGCTCACCGCGCAGGCGCGCCAGCCGGGTGCCACCACGGCCGTCGGCCTCGGCGACGATCCTGGCCAGCGCGCGCATCAGCGCGCCCCGACCGGCGCGGGCCCGTGCGCGTCGGCGTCACCGTGGTCGTGAACCGGGGCGTGCCCGTGGCTGTGCGCGACGACGTGGCGCACCCAGGCGGCGACCTGGCTCGCGTGCGGGTCCTGCGCGATGGACTGGAAGATCGTGGGCAGCGTGCCGCGGCGGGCGCGGGCGTCGCGGTCCATCACGGCCAGATCCGCGCCGACCAGCGGGGCGAGGTCGGTCTTGTTGATGACGAGCAGGTCCGCGGTGGTGACGCCGGGGCCGCCCTTGCGCGGCACCTTGTCGCCACCGGCCACGTCGACCACGAAGATCTGCTGGTCGACCAGGCCCTTGCTGAACGTCGCGGTGAGGTTGTCGCCGCCGCTCTCGACCAGCACGAGGTCCAGCGGGCCGAGCGCGTCCTCCAGCTCCTCGACGGCGTCGAGGTTGGCGGAGATGTCGTCGCGGATCGCGGTGTGCGGGCAGCAGCCGGTCTCGACCGCGCGGATGCGGGACGGGTCGAGCACCCCGGCCCGCTTGAGGAAGTCGGCGTCCTCGGTGGTGTAGATGTCGTTGGTCACCACCGCCAGCCGCAGCTCCCCGGCCAGCGCCCGGCACAGGGCGGCGACCAGCGCGGTCTTGCCGGAGCCGACCGGCCCGCCGATGCCGATGCGCACCGCCCGGTCCAGTTGCGGCAGCGGCGGGTGCGGGTCGACGCCCGGTTCGGGATGGGTGTGCGGCACCGTTTCGTCGTGGTCGTAGGCGTGGTCAGCTCGCAAAGAGACGCACCTCCCAGGTGGCGTGCAGTTCGGCGGAGATGTCGGCCAGCGGCGCCGCGTGGGCCGGCAGCTCCTGCGGGGACTTGTGGGCGACCGCCGCGGCGGCTGCCGCGATCTCGTCGCAGGCGCCGGCCATCCGGGCCAGCAGGTGTTGCACCTGGTACGGGTCCAGCCCGAGCAGCCGCACCGCCGCACTGGCCGGCCCGGTGAGCACTCCGTACGCGGCGATCTGCGCGGCCTCCTCGGTGGACAGTCCCGCCGCGGCCGCCGTCACGCCGAGCGCGAGCGGCTGGTGCGGGCCGTCCGGGTGCTTCGGCAGGTGCCCGTACAGCTCGCTCGGCCATGTGTGGCGCCCCGCCCGCAGCAGCGCCCGCCCCTGCCGCCGCGACGCCAACCGCAACGCCGGCGACACCGTCCGCGCTTCCAGCTCCCGGTCAAGGGAAAGGAAGGGCACCTTCACATCGGATTCCGTAGCGGAAGGTGCCCTTCCTAACCGCGTGGCGGACAGGTGGGTGGCGGCCGTGAAGGCGGCGGTGACGGGGGCGGCGTAGGAGAGGCGGCCGTGCAGGAACTGCTCCAGGCCGGCCAGGTCGGTGACCCGGCCGGCCACGACGGCCGCCTCCAGGCCGCTGGAGTGGGCGTGGCCGCCGGACGGGAAGCGCCCGTCGGCCAGCAGCAGGTATGCGGTGCGGTGCATCAGAACAGACCGTGCCTCAGAAGAGGAAATACCGCTGGGCCATGGGCAGGACCGTGGGCGGGTCGGGTTCGACCACCTCGCCGTCGATGCGGACGGTGAACGTGTCGGCGTCGACCACGATGTGCGGCATGGCGCTGTTGTGCGGCAGGTCGGCCTTGCCGCGCGAGCGCACGTCCGCGACGGGCACCATCGCCCGCTTGACGTCCAGCTCCAGGCCCGCCTCCAGCGCCGCCGGGGCGACGAAGGCGAGGGAGGTCTTGGCGGGCACGACGCCGTACGCGCCGAACATGGGGCGGGGCAGCATCGGCTGCGGGGTGGGGATGGACGCGTTGGCGTCGCCCATCTGCGCGTACGCGATCATGCCGCCCTTCATCACCAGGTGCGGCCGCACCCCGAAGAACGCCGGGTCCCACAGCACCAGGTCGGCGAGCTTGCCGGGTTCGACGGAGCCGATCTGCTCCTCCAGCCCGTTGGCCATGGCCGCGCAGATGGTGTACTTCGCGACGTACCGCTTGGCCCGGTTGTTGTCGGCCGACGAGTCGCCGGGCAGCGAACCGACCCGGTCCTTCATCACGTGCGCGGTCTGCCAGGTGCGCAGCACGACCTCGCCGATGCGGCCCATCGCCTGCGAGTCCGACCCGATGATCGAGATCGCGCCGAGGTCGTGCAGCAGGTCCTCGGCGGCCATCGTGGACGGCCGGATCCGGCTCTCGGCGAACGCCAGGTCCTCCGGCACGGCGGCGTTCAGGTGGTGGCACACCATCAGCATGTCCAGGTGCTCGGCCAGGGTGTTGCGGGTGTACGGCCGGGTCGGGTTCGTCGACGACGGCAGGATGTTGGGCAGGCTCGCGACCGTGATGATGTCCGGCGCGTGCCCGCCCCCGGCCCCCTCGGTGTGATACGAGTGGATCGCCCGGCCGTTGATCGCGGCCAGGGTGTCCTGCACGAACCCGGCCTCGTTCAGGGTGTCGGTGTGGATCGACACCTGCACCCCGGACGCGTCGGCGACCCGCAGGCAGGCGTCGATCGCCGCGGGCGTGGTGCCCCAGTCCTCGTGCAGTTTGAACCCGCCCGCCCCGGCGCGCAACTGCTCCCACATGGCCTCCTCGGAGACCGTGTTGCCCTTGCCGAGCAGCAGCACGTTGACGGGGAACGTGTCCAGCGCCTCGAACATGCGGGCCAGGTGCCAGGCGTTGGCGGTGACCGTGGTGGCCTTGGTGCCCTCGGCCGGTCCGGTGCCGCCGCCGACCAGCGTCGTCACCCCGCCCGCGAGGGCCTCGTGCACCAGCTGTGGGCAGATGAAGTGCACGTGCGTGTCCACGGCCCCGGCGGTCACGATCTTGCCGTTGCCCGCGACGACCTCGGTCGCCGGGCCGATGACCAGATCCGGGTGTACGCCCGGCATGGTGTCCGGATTGCCGGCGCGCCCGATCGCGACGATCCGCCCGTCGCGGATGCCGATGTCGGCCTTGACGATGCCCCAGTGGTCGAGGATCACCGCCCCGGTGATGACGGTGTCCACCGCGCCCTGCGCCCTGGTGGCCCGCGACTGGCCCATCGATTCGCGGATCACCTTGCCGCCGCCGAAGACGGCCTCGTCGCCGCCCGCGCAGCGGTCCTCCTCGACCTCGATGAGCAGGTTGGTGTCGGCCAGCCGGATGCGGTCACCGGTCGTCGGCCCGTACAGCGCGGCGTACCGCTCGCGGCTCACCAGGATGGTCACGGTGCCTCCGTTCGTTCGCGACTGCGGGGCTCGCCAGCTCGCTCCTCGCTGCTCACAGTTCTCCTCCGCACTCGCCGCGCAGGCCTGGCACGATCCGGGCCCCGCCCAGCGGGACCAGCTCGACCTCACGGGTGACGCCGGGCTCGAAGCGCACGGCGGTGCCCGCGGGCACCGCCAGGCGCTGACCCCACGCCGCGGTGCGGTCGAAGTCCAGGCCCGGGTTGGCCTCGGCGAAGTGGTAGTGCGAGCCGACCTGCACCGGCCGGTCCGCGGTGTTGACCACGGTCAGCGTGGTGATCGGCCGATCCACGTTGATCTCGACCGGACCCTCTCCGAAGAGGATCTCGCCGGGGATCATCGGATCGGGTGGTGCACGGTCACCAGCTTGGTGCCGTCCGGGAACGTGGCCTCCACCTGCACCTCCTTCAGCATCTCGGGGACGCCGTCCAGCACGTCCGCGCGGGTGAGCACCTGGGCGCCCGCGTCCATCAGGTCGACCACGGTGCGCCCGTCGCGGGCGCCTTCCAGCAGGAAACGGGTGATGATCGCGACCGACTCGGGGTGGTTGAGCAGCAGCCCGCGGGCACGGCGCCGCTCGGCGACGTCGGCCGCCACATGGATGAGCAGCCGTTCCTGCTCATGCTGGGTGAGGAACATGAACCGTCCTTCTACACGGTGAGGGCAGCGCGTACGGCGGGTTCGGCGCCGGTGCCGCCCGCGCCGGATGACGTCACTCTGCCCGATTCGAGCACGTGGTAGCGGTGCGCCGCGCGCAGCGCGAAGCCGAGATGCTGCTCGACCAGGAGCACCGACAACCCGTCCACGCCGGCCAGGGAGAGCACCGCCTGCTCGATCTCGGCGACGACGTTGGGCTGGATGCCCTCGGTCGGCTCGTCGAGCAGCAGCAGCTTGGGCCGGGTGATCAGGGCACGGGCGATGGCGAGCTGCTGGCGCTGCCCGCCGGACAGCAGCCCGGCCCGGCGGCGCAGCAGGCCGTGCAGGGCCGGGAACAGCTCCAGCGCGGACGCCAGCGCCTGCCTGCCGCCGCGGCGGCCGTCGGCGACCAGCTGCAGGTTCTCCGCCGTGGTCAGGTGCGGGAAGCACTGCTGGCCCTGCGGCACGTACGCCATGCCGCGCGCGACCCGCACGTGCGGGGCCAGTTTGGTGACGTCCTCACCGCCGAACAGCACCATGCCCTGCTTGGGCCGCAGCAGACCGATCGCGGCCCGCAGCAGGGTGCTCTTGCCCGCGCCGTTGTGCCCCAGCACGGCCGTCACCTTGCCGTCGTCGACGGTCACGTCGACGCCGTGCAGCACGGTGCTGCGCCCGTACCCGGCGTGCACACCCTCGATCCGCAGCATCACGCCTCCACCTCCTGGGCCAGCGGCTCATCGGTCGCGTGGCCGAGGTAGACCTCCTGGACCTTCGGGTCGGCCTGCACCTGGGCGACCGTGCCCTCGCTGAGCACCTTGCCGGCGTGCAGCACGGTCACGGTGCGGGCGAAGCGGCGCAGGAAGTCCATGTCGTGCTCGATGACCACGACCGTGCGGTCGCTCGCCACCTTGCCCAGCAGCTCGCCGGTGGCCTCGCGCTCCTCGTGGCTCATCCCGGCGACGGGCTCGTCGAGCAGCAGCAGCCGGGCGTTCTGCACCAGCAGCATGCCGATCTCCAGCCACTGCTTCTGTCCGTGCGCGAGCGTGTCCGCGAGCACGTCGCGCCGCTCGGTCAGGCCGATCGTCTCCAGCGTCTGCGCGACGTCGTCGGGCACCGCGCCGCGGCGGCGCAGCATCGTCCACGGGCTGCGGCCCGCACCGGCCGCGATGTCGAGGTTCTGCAGCACCGTCAGCTCCTCGAACAGCGCCGCGGTCTGGAACGTGCGGCCCACGCCCAGCCGGGCGATGCGGTGCACGTCCCGGCCGAGCAGCTCCTGCTCGCCGAACCGGGCCGAGCCGGTCGCCTTGACCAGCCCCGTCACCGCGTCGACCAGCGTCGTCTTGCCCGCGCCGTTGGGTCCGATGAGGAACCGGAGGTCGCCGGGCGCCACGTCCAGGTCGACGCCGTCGACCGCGACGAACCCGTCGAACACCACGCGCAGCCCGCGAATCCGCAGGCCGCCTGCCGTCTCGCTCATGCCGTGCCCCTTCCTGGTGCGCCGGTGCCGTTCACGCTGCCGCCTCCTTGACCAGAACCGGTGCTTCCGCCTGCGGGGCGGGCGGTGTCGCGGTTTCGCGCCGGCGTTTGACCATGCCCCACAGCGAGGCGAGCCCGCCCGGCAGGAACGCCACCACCAGGACGAACATCGCGCCCTGCAGGTAGGTCCAGGTGCCGGGGAAGCGTTCGGACAGCGCCGTCTTCGCCCATGCCACGGCGACCGCGCCGAGCACCGGGCCGAGCAGCGCTGCCCGGCCGCCGACCGCCACGCCGATCACGAACTCGATCGACGGGACGATG contains these protein-coding regions:
- a CDS encoding urease accessory protein UreD, with the translated sequence MRALARIVAEADGRGGTRLARLRGEPPLQLRHTPDGSATATVHLIGSAAGPLGGDDLRIEIEVGEGAALCVRSVAASIALPGRDGTASRMTVTATVAAGGELRWLPEQLVAAAGCRHQATSTVELSGGARLWWREELICGRHDERPGDAVVSTAVDYDGGPLLRQSLTIGPGTPGWDGPAVLGGARATGSLLLVDPHSPPRPPAVLADTAVRMPLTGPATLITATGPDAHTLRRYLDM
- the ureG gene encoding urease accessory protein UreG; the encoded protein is MRADHAYDHDETVPHTHPEPGVDPHPPLPQLDRAVRIGIGGPVGSGKTALVAALCRALAGELRLAVVTNDIYTTEDADFLKRAGVLDPSRIRAVETGCCPHTAIRDDISANLDAVEELEDALGPLDLVLVESGGDNLTATFSKGLVDQQIFVVDVAGGDKVPRKGGPGVTTADLLVINKTDLAPLVGADLAVMDRDARARRGTLPTIFQSIAQDPHASQVAAWVRHVVAHSHGHAPVHDHGDADAHGPAPVGAR
- a CDS encoding urease accessory protein UreF produces the protein MHRTAYLLLADGRFPSGGHAHSSGLEAAVVAGRVTDLAGLEQFLHGRLSYAAPVTAAFTAATHLSATRLGRAPSATESDVKVPFLSLDRELEARTVSPALRLASRRQGRALLRAGRHTWPSELYGHLPKHPDGPHQPLALGVTAAAAGLSTEEAAQIAAYGVLTGPASAAVRLLGLDPYQVQHLLARMAGACDEIAAAAAAVAHKSPQELPAHAAPLADISAELHATWEVRLFAS
- a CDS encoding urease subunit alpha, whose protein sequence is MTILVSRERYAALYGPTTGDRIRLADTNLLIEVEEDRCAGGDEAVFGGGKVIRESMGQSRATRAQGAVDTVITGAVILDHWGIVKADIGIRDGRIVAIGRAGNPDTMPGVHPDLVIGPATEVVAGNGKIVTAGAVDTHVHFICPQLVHEALAGGVTTLVGGGTGPAEGTKATTVTANAWHLARMFEALDTFPVNVLLLGKGNTVSEEAMWEQLRAGAGGFKLHEDWGTTPAAIDACLRVADASGVQVSIHTDTLNEAGFVQDTLAAINGRAIHSYHTEGAGGGHAPDIITVASLPNILPSSTNPTRPYTRNTLAEHLDMLMVCHHLNAAVPEDLAFAESRIRPSTMAAEDLLHDLGAISIIGSDSQAMGRIGEVVLRTWQTAHVMKDRVGSLPGDSSADNNRAKRYVAKYTICAAMANGLEEQIGSVEPGKLADLVLWDPAFFGVRPHLVMKGGMIAYAQMGDANASIPTPQPMLPRPMFGAYGVVPAKTSLAFVAPAALEAGLELDVKRAMVPVADVRSRGKADLPHNSAMPHIVVDADTFTVRIDGEVVEPDPPTVLPMAQRYFLF
- a CDS encoding urease subunit beta, producing MIPGEILFGEGPVEINVDRPITTLTVVNTADRPVQVGSHYHFAEANPGLDFDRTAAWGQRLAVPAGTAVRFEPGVTREVELVPLGGARIVPGLRGECGGEL
- a CDS encoding urease subunit gamma; the encoded protein is MFLTQHEQERLLIHVAADVAERRRARGLLLNHPESVAIITRFLLEGARDGRTVVDLMDAGAQVLTRADVLDGVPEMLKEVQVEATFPDGTKLVTVHHPIR
- the urtE gene encoding urea ABC transporter ATP-binding subunit UrtE, whose amino-acid sequence is MLRIEGVHAGYGRSTVLHGVDVTVDDGKVTAVLGHNGAGKSTLLRAAIGLLRPKQGMVLFGGEDVTKLAPHVRVARGMAYVPQGQQCFPHLTTAENLQLVADGRRGGRQALASALELFPALHGLLRRRAGLLSGGQRQQLAIARALITRPKLLLLDEPTEGIQPNVVAEIEQAVLSLAGVDGLSVLLVEQHLGFALRAAHRYHVLESGRVTSSGAGGTGAEPAVRAALTV
- the urtD gene encoding urea ABC transporter ATP-binding protein UrtD; this encodes MSETAGGLRIRGLRVVFDGFVAVDGVDLDVAPGDLRFLIGPNGAGKTTLVDAVTGLVKATGSARFGEQELLGRDVHRIARLGVGRTFQTAALFEELTVLQNLDIAAGAGRSPWTMLRRRGAVPDDVAQTLETIGLTERRDVLADTLAHGQKQWLEIGMLLVQNARLLLLDEPVAGMSHEEREATGELLGKVASDRTVVVIEHDMDFLRRFARTVTVLHAGKVLSEGTVAQVQADPKVQEVYLGHATDEPLAQEVEA